The following DNA comes from Tachypleus tridentatus isolate NWPU-2018 chromosome 9, ASM421037v1, whole genome shotgun sequence.
GTAACATAGGCTTAGTATATAGGAAGTTGTCATATTTAATTGATGCAAGCCTGATGATAGTCAGGATAAATAATAAGCTTTTATTGTAATCTGCAGggattttagaaaggaaaaatattttttttggtgtggttacaaggttaaacaaatggCCTAATCTCATGAAATGTAAGGGTATAGAAAATTATgcataacataaatatttaccaaaaataacttgatattcaattagaagattctagaagctatgcaaatgaaatttggaaactgtaatatcaaagatatataaatttttataaattttagcatgaaaatcactttgctctCATACTAGTCAGAGTTTAAAATTGagacaaatctttataaaaaaaaaaaggttcttatGGATGGATTTTTTGGAGTTCCTCATTAGTTATTGTATCCACtacattttgtttgataagaatcacttcattgtttgttcctttcaattttttcaggGAATATTTTGGAGTCAAAATAGGCCTCTACTTTGCTTGGCTGGGATTTTATACCTGCATGTTGATCTCAGCTTCAGCAGTAGGAGTGCTGTGTTTCCTATATGGGTTCTTCACTTTGGTGGATGATGCTCACAGGTATGAATAAGgggagaaaaaaattaaaagagttatcaaacagtttattatttttataactcatgtttgatcattttctaaattatacctcAGATAAATCAGTTACTTAGAGATATGTAATTGATGGAATGTGGTAAGTGATTAATCACTGGACTAATTAATCagtttttaactaattaattattttcacacaagacATTTGTAGCTGGAATAATTGCAAAGAGTAATAAttggaaccattaatttttatttgttgatatgttttgaaccattaatgtaccttaaaatattttaaataatttttgtgacaaattgatttaaacataatttcagttaatcagttattttatgtggcattatcattgaaattgatagttgtatattatgattgatttaaatgttcaactgtactgtgtttattctataaacttaaaacaaaattgcATTTTCTTTTTACAGTAAGGACGTTTGTGAGAACCACAAAGACATAATTTTATGTCCTCGGTGTGACATAAAAGGATGTAAATATGAACAGCTAGGACAGACATGCACTTTTGTCAGAATTTCACATCTTTTTGACAATGGTGCTGctgtattttttgctgtttttatgtcactctggggtaagtattatatagatttgcatgttaaagttaaataagtaatattCTCTTCTTCAGGCTCTGTTAgagctttcatacacaaaatatcaaattttttgttatgtagttttaagacttttttaaGTAATGCTTTTCTTGTGCCTATTTTCTTTCAGCATGTTGacatgcatagtaattttgattttaagattaaaaatacttttatgcatcagaaaatgttcaaatttcacatataaaatttttataacctccagataattatcaaacatttttgtacaaagaaaaacataatgttttgtctgttatttttactaatgaaactcTGTATGGGCTTGATAGATTTGACCACTCTAAAcaattaggaaattaatataaataatgccttttttcattctagaataactacaaactacaactcatataaaatagcttaaatttgataacattatacatttatatagaaggGGAGGACAAAAAAGTGCCTctcccttgaaaatgttaatttatttgatatcattTTGGAACAGATCTTgtgcattttacacatttttctattatctaataaaatatataacaaattaacagtattttcaaggGGGCCACTTTTCTTGTCCTcaccatgtacatatataaatttattatattgatctttcaacTGTGTCTGGATAACAGtgtagaagttacaatgacaagGTGCATGTATGCTCATGCTACCATgtccagtaacataaaactgaccttacaAAGGACCTGAATTTTGGGAAAGTAACTCACTAAGAAAATCCTCATGATATGTGTGGTAATGGATgcccatagcaaaagggttactTCAACATAAAACGTCCAACATTGTATACCTGCAATACTTGAAATGGTcttaatttcaaaccaacataAAGCACATCAAATTTGCTACACATTCAAGACTTTAAACTTCTATTACTGAATTCTCACATCAAACACTTCAAATTAATTCCAAAAGCATGTTATTACTTTGAGATATCTTGTCTGTAATTTGGGACTTttcaaggaaaaaagaaaacactttacaaagtttgttattactaacactttggtgaacaaaaatagttgaataaaTTATCATAAGCCATATAAGTTTAAAGAGTAATTTGTATTCTGTTGCAATTTCTGTCTTCAGTGATGATaaactttatcactttgtttttatttactttcagctgtaatatttcttgaattgtGGAAAAGGTATTCAGAAAAAATTACCCACCTCTGGAATATGACTAGTTTTGCCACTTTAGAGGTAATGTGTACTTTTACCtcagtaattaattttatcacaatGGACTTTTGTATTTGACATGAACTTTTAACCATGGCAGTATACCTATTGTGATTCTGAAGGTACTAGTTGTGTCATGACAAATTTGACAGTaatcatacaaatattttaattatatgttgtcaGTGTTGACTGTTATgattgcaaagtgatttttcatgttaagattaaaaatacttcatttaaaaattttcaaatttcacttatgtAGTTCTTTAAACCTCCTTCATAAATATCAGATGATGTTTGCTGtcagtaaaaagtttattttatctgttattttacaagCTATAACTTTTAAATGATCAGCCAATCTAAACgtcctcataaccaccataaaaattatgaaataattgtgaattacttttttattgtgcTAAAATGACAACAAATTGTGACAATATACATCTGTTTCTTCTTAAtcttatagttttattgacttttgaaCCATGTGTAACTATTAATCCTTcctttgagggtcacgggtttgcatccccatcacgccaaacatgctcgccctttcagccgtgggggcattctaatgtcatggtcaatcccactatccattggtaaaagagtagcccaagagtttgcggtgggtggtgatgactagctgccttccctcttgtctcacactgctaaattaaggacggctagcacagatagctctcgagtagctttgtgcaaaattcaaaacaaacaaacaaacaaacaattaatccttcctcacaagttttaaatcacttggtgaacCTTCAGCTCATGTTaccctattgaattacattaaacaatatgaagaatatttcttattactattcattattttagctaatctaacctaacaactttcttgttttttcattttagttacttttatagtaataaataaagaatattcatgaaaaacataaaatgtactgtttaccatcatctttttttgttctttactaatGGCACTACCACACTAAATGCCCCTTGCTGatatagtggtaagtctatggatatacaacatCATAGAGAACTATTGGCAGCTTGTAAAAGAGAAGCTGTGTGTGTGCTAAATGACTCTAATTTCCTAGTGTATGACATCATGAACGAATAAGATAGAAAGCTGTAATATAACTactttataatttacataaaattattcaattcttGGAGAGGTGATAAGTAAATTATAGAAGAATCTAAGaacttaaatactattaaaatttgattcagtaattacattgtgatgcaaagtttacttgtatacatcgataataaactagtttaattaaattttgaatttaactctgtaaaaggttgtgaGATATGCAGTTTGACCTTgatgtgaaagggttaatgacCTTGTTTTCCTGCCTTGAGTGGGTGCTcaggacaagtttgtttgtttccagtatgATATTTACAGCTACTCTCTAGTATTTCCCTTTgaacatcttttcaaactttgtcttataaaaataatgtttgaatgttCCCTTAAGGTATTCTTTTGAGAAAGTTTctcaaaaatacatgtttaaaaatgtaaatttcttaacacACAGATATGATGTTTTACCTGAAGTCTTGatcataatgtgtttttttttttttatatcaccaGGAACATCCAAGGCCAGAATATTTAGCTAAATTatcaaaagtaaagaaaaagaaagtaaactttattacagGGGTAAGAACAGCAgttatcaatttataataaacatcaaaacaaacatctgactTTTTGTCTAGTTGTTCCCAcaatttgtcttgtttttatacaaGTCCAGATCTATCTGTTGATGATGAATTTGCAGTGTTGTAGTTGATTATCAGATTATGAGTTTTATGATGACAGTGAAAGTGTTTGGTATTGGTTtaacaacaaaactgtaactaaataactctatcaaacaaaattaacaagctaTGTATCTTTTGTATGaattctttcttaaaattattaaacttaaaaaaatgccTTATTCTTCTTGAAAAATGCAGTTATTTTGAGTAAATGGTTATTAAAGGTACAATTTTAAAAGGgtgataaaacacttttttaaaaataattcaatgtaaATGCATTACATGCAGTTTAAAAGATAGCAGAGTATAAAAAACAGATGtgaataacaaaagtttaaaagatcttgatagaacattgtttgaaattgaaagtttaaaatgtcaaCTTCTGTGCATTTCAAATATTCTCATTTAAAGTTCCCAGCCTggctgccaggtggttaaggcacttgactcgtaattataatgtgatggtcaatcccattatttgttcgtaaaagaatagcccaagagtttgcagtgggtggtgatgactagttgccttccctctagtcttatactgctaaattagggatgactagtgcagatagctctcgtgtagctttgtgtgaaattcaaaacaaagcaaatcattTAAAGCTCATTACATTTTAtccctttttttaaaatacaaacaaacaagttagatGTTCCAATGCCtaagttgtggttttattatccccttcaaaaataatgtaaattgaacTTCAGAAGGAATATTACAGCAGTTTTTCATCAGTTCTAGTTCTTTTTCTAAGGGCAcatgtttgaactttatttcttacgagttatgaaaatttattacttagttttttactgatgtgtttttctaAATGCTTCTGTGATGTACACTGTAACAGGTAAACGAACCATGTGTTTCGTTTTGGAAGAGACGAGTACCGTGTACCATATTTTCCTGGTCTGTGGTGTTACTACTtgtgagtatttatttatgaattaatttgaagtatataggtgtgtacactaaagctatgtgaacatttaagatttcagatttaaagaaGAACCAATTTTGAGAACAGTGAACTTTAGAAACAGGTTCAATAGGTAATGAAGACTATTTGACACAGTAATGGTGTTTGGTATTCAGTGGGAATGAGAAATTTATCTATATGCAggaatatgtgtgtatgtgtactttattattaaaaattattaatttgggaaGGGGTGTTTGGATCATCAGaaaagttgaataaaaatataaaaattgtattttcaagctgACAACTCGGGActctaaaaagtaaacaaactattttgtccccactaaaattgataagtactgtagGCATGAAGTTAATAGAGGGATTTATAATaagcttaagaaaataatacagacattacttgcagctgtatttatttactttgttagagTCTAGCTATAGGCTTAACAATACAGTCTCTGcattttgattcatgttgtttctttatttttctgacaatctagaatgagttttaattatattgttacttaagatgttttttttaatattcatttatagAGAATACATTCTAAACTTCACAAGTGCATGTgaattcagttgaatgttacatattttttgacAGTTTACTGTTGCTTCTGCTTTATGTTCCACTCatccaccacatattaaaaataaataacaaatgttcaagagaaaataaacatatttactggtatacacctgtaacatacaaactgtaaaattgtTCTCAAAGGACCATTGTGAAGGCAAAGATTATATGATCACAAATTTAATGACAAGCTTCCATCAGCTTGTACTATTATGTAACAAAAGATGAACAGTAACAAAGGAATCTCATCAGAatggaataatgtttcttttaatataatacaacaaaggtTAGTGCAAAATAAACATACACAGTCACATGCTTTCTTTGATAGGTTTGcataacaaatatgtttgttcttcaacagcctgctgtgtacaagtgtttgttagaataaggcaacacaaataattctttcagTGGCACACTTTGCTAAATTGCTAATAATTACCAATAATATTTACTACCACTacctatttaaaattacaatagctatatgaaagagtaacatatacagtggtaataaatactgaatatgtacTTGTGACTTCTGCTAAGTACAAAAAACAGTAGAAAGAATTACCGATGTGATATTGAATAGTAACATCTGTTATGGTAATCATCCAGTGTCAAACAGCTGTTGAAATATTGCCAGGGAAATAAATTTGAGT
Coding sequences within:
- the LOC143226273 gene encoding anoctamin-2-like isoform X5, which translates into the protein MSGEEPDVETGQRILAGITKLIEVRVCEAAFPLHEGECHSSDDKAPRKWLLNNWASFSTIFKKQPLDDIKEYFGVKIGLYFAWLGFYTCMLISASAVGVLCFLYGFFTLVDDAHSKDVCENHKDIILCPRCDIKGCKYEQLGQTCTFVRISHLFDNGAAVFFAVFMSLWAVIFLELWKRYSEKITHLWNMTSFATLENWYNKRNRYNTVK
- the LOC143226273 gene encoding anoctamin-2-like isoform X4 — protein: MSGEEPDVETGQRILAGITKLIEVRVCEAAFPLHEGECHSSDDKAPRKWLLNNWASFSTIFKKQPLDDIKEYFGVKIGLYFAWLGFYTCMLISASAVGVLCFLYGFFTLVDDAHSKDVCENHKDIILCPRCDIKGCKYEQLGQTCTFVRISHLFDNGAAVFFAVFMSLWAVIFLELWKRYSEKITHLWNMTSFATLEVNEPCVSFWKRRVPCTIFSWSVVLLLLRREKCNE
- the LOC143226273 gene encoding anoctamin-2-like isoform X2; amino-acid sequence: MSGEEPDVETGQRILAGITKLIEVRVCEAAFPLHEGECHSSDDKAPRKWLLNNWASFSTIFKKQPLDDIKEYFGVKIGLYFAWLGFYTCMLISASAVGVLCFLYGFFTLVDDAHSKDVCENHKDIILCPRCDIKGCKYEQLGQTCTFVRISHLFDNGAAVFFAVFMSLWAVIFLELWKRYSEKITHLWNMTSFATLEEHPRPEYLAKLSKVKKKKVNFITGVNEPCVSFWKRRVPCTIFSWSVVLLLLRREKCNE
- the LOC143226273 gene encoding anoctamin-2-like isoform X1 is translated as MSGEEPDVETGQRILAGITKLIEVRVCEAAFPLHEGECHSSDDKAPRKWLLNNWASFSTIFKKQPLDDIKEYFGVKIGLYFAWLGFYTCMLISASAVGVLCFLYGFFTLVDDAHSKDVCENHKDIILCPRCDIKGCKYEQLGQTCTFVRISHLFDNGAAVFFAVFMSLWAVIFLELWKRYSEKITHLWNMTSFATLEEHPRPEYLAKLSKVKKKKVNFITGVNEPCVSFWKRRVPCTIFSWSVVLLLNWYNKRNRYNTVK
- the LOC143226273 gene encoding anoctamin-2-like isoform X3, whose translation is MSGEEPDVETGQRILAGITKLIEVRVCEAAFPLHEGECHSSDDKAPRKWLLNNWASFSTIFKKQPLDDIKEYFGVKIGLYFAWLGFYTCMLISASAVGVLCFLYGFFTLVDDAHSKDVCENHKDIILCPRCDIKGCKYEQLGQTCTFVRISHLFDNGAAVFFAVFMSLWAVIFLELWKRYSEKITHLWNMTSFATLEVNEPCVSFWKRRVPCTIFSWSVVLLLNWYNKRNRYNTVK